One genomic region from Streptomyces sp. NBC_01431 encodes:
- a CDS encoding aldose 1-epimerase family protein: protein MQESRTGRQLTLRHGTHRAVVVELGAALRSYTVGERTVIDGFAARDRITGGHGQILVPWPNRIRDGRYSWDGQDLQLPLTEPTGGNAIHGLLRWVAWRVVEASGSRAVLEVSLWPQPGYPFHLHVRAEYTLGESGLEVAVTARNLDASAAPYGFGQHPYVTAGTAVVDQAVLTVPAHTWLRTDERGLPVAAEPVAGSEYDLRTPRAVGTLRLDTPFGDLDRDADGRAVVRLAHPSGAFGTDVWLGEGAGYVQLYTGDTLPPGERRRAVAIEPMTCPPDAFRSGTGLVSLGSGEQHTVRWGITPWEE, encoded by the coding sequence GTGCAGGAGAGCCGCACCGGACGGCAACTGACCCTTCGTCACGGCACGCACCGTGCCGTTGTCGTCGAACTGGGCGCGGCCCTTCGGTCGTACACGGTCGGTGAGCGCACCGTGATCGACGGATTCGCCGCACGGGACCGGATCACCGGCGGACACGGCCAGATCCTGGTGCCGTGGCCCAACCGGATCCGCGACGGCCGCTACTCCTGGGACGGGCAGGATCTGCAGCTGCCGCTCACGGAGCCGACCGGCGGCAACGCCATCCACGGGCTGCTCCGGTGGGTCGCGTGGCGGGTCGTGGAGGCGAGCGGCAGCCGCGCCGTCCTGGAGGTTTCGCTGTGGCCGCAGCCGGGCTACCCGTTCCACCTCCACGTCCGCGCCGAGTACACCCTGGGCGAGAGCGGGCTCGAAGTCGCCGTCACCGCACGCAACCTTGACGCGAGCGCCGCTCCGTACGGCTTCGGCCAGCATCCCTACGTCACCGCGGGCACCGCCGTCGTCGACCAGGCGGTGCTGACCGTCCCCGCACACACGTGGCTGCGCACCGATGAGCGCGGCCTGCCGGTCGCTGCCGAGCCGGTTGCCGGGAGCGAGTACGACCTGCGCACGCCCCGAGCTGTCGGTACGCTCCGGCTGGACACCCCTTTCGGCGACCTCGACCGGGACGCTGACGGTCGGGCCGTGGTGCGCCTGGCCCATCCGTCGGGCGCGTTCGGCACGGACGTGTGGCTCGGTGAAGGCGCCGGCTACGTGCAGCTCTACACCGGCGACACCCTCCCGCCGGGGGAGCGCCGTCGTGCGGTCGCCATCGAGCCGATGACCTGCCCGCCCGATGCCTTCCGCAGCGGCACCGGGCTCGTCAGCCTTGGTTCCGGCGAACAGCACACCGTCCGCTGGGGGATCACCCCGTGGGAGGAGTGA
- a CDS encoding terpene synthase family protein has translation MTTHTHTPLAVPSLYCPFPARRSPHAEAIDAESLTWMQRFGLFQDEAHHEYTRRAHVGDFVGLGIPDGRADTLLAGTNYCNWLFAFDDALCDETLGGTAPETLAPYLARLSRALQTPNAPLMRDDKWAASLLDIRAALDRQGTPAQVYRWTDQVDAYFSGLVWEAAIRQKPHSASLDDYLMMWQSSSAALSALAFIEIAQDYVLTAEEYHDPRIHVLHDLCVALIAWHNDTTSYNKEAFREQHFGYPEAMNLVPVLARHHSCTPQQALREATLMHDRAMHRLHQLAQRITEGDNPRLARYVRALTDWVAGSLHWHLTSGRYNDPNNPGETVAPRIQMPAIMSRPTDLARLGQPLTTPVAAWWWNA, from the coding sequence GTGACGACGCATACGCACACACCGCTTGCCGTGCCATCCCTGTACTGCCCCTTTCCCGCACGCCGCTCCCCACACGCCGAGGCCATCGACGCCGAAAGCCTCACCTGGATGCAGCGCTTCGGCCTCTTCCAGGACGAGGCACACCACGAGTACACCCGCCGTGCCCACGTCGGGGACTTCGTCGGCCTCGGCATTCCCGACGGCCGCGCCGACACCCTCCTGGCCGGTACGAACTACTGCAACTGGCTCTTCGCCTTCGACGACGCGCTCTGCGACGAGACCCTCGGCGGCACCGCCCCCGAAACCCTCGCCCCCTACCTCGCCCGCCTCAGCCGTGCACTGCAGACCCCCAACGCCCCGCTGATGCGCGACGACAAGTGGGCCGCCTCCCTCCTCGACATCCGCGCCGCCCTCGACCGCCAGGGCACACCCGCCCAGGTCTACCGGTGGACCGACCAGGTCGACGCGTACTTCTCCGGCCTGGTCTGGGAGGCCGCCATCCGCCAGAAGCCGCACTCCGCGAGCCTGGACGACTACCTCATGATGTGGCAGAGCAGCAGCGCCGCCCTGTCCGCGCTCGCCTTCATCGAAATCGCCCAGGACTACGTCCTGACCGCCGAGGAGTACCACGACCCGCGCATCCACGTCCTGCACGACCTGTGCGTCGCCCTCATCGCCTGGCACAACGACACCACCTCCTACAACAAGGAGGCATTCCGCGAGCAGCACTTCGGCTACCCCGAAGCCATGAACCTGGTGCCCGTCCTCGCCCGCCATCACAGCTGCACCCCCCAACAGGCCCTCCGCGAGGCGACGTTGATGCACGACCGGGCCATGCACCGGCTGCACCAGCTCGCCCAGCGCATCACCGAAGGCGACAACCCCCGGCTCGCCCGTTACGTGCGCGCCCTGACCGACTGGGTCGCCGGCAGCCTGCACTGGCACCTCACCAGCGGGCGCTACAACGACCCCAACAACCCCGGCGAGACCGTGGCACCCCGCATCCAGATGCCCGCCATCATGTCCCGGCCAACTGATCTCGCGCGCCTCGGCCAGCCTCTCACCACGCCGGTCGCCGCCTGGTGGTGGAACGCCTGA
- a CDS encoding cytochrome P450, producing MSHTASRTHTVPAALPLLPGALPLIGHALRLLHDPAGFLTTAPAHGPLSRVRLGPLTATLVSDPALTREVLLDDALYDKGGPLYDRIADVMGNGLLACPHARHRQQRRLLQPVFHKDRVPAHLDLMAAEITDGIDQWRPGQTLDMAAQAQALTARAIVATLFDGTLDGATVTTMVEDMSAITAGIYSHALLPAAYTRLPLPAHRRYTRAQSHLRATLGRIITEHRARTTDHGAFLSLLTEPGPDGHTLTDKDVSDQVITFFIAGMETTGNALAWAAHHLAQDAALQQRVHAEAAALPAGPPTHTHLPHLELTSRVITETLRHYPPVWLLTRSVTRDTTLGDHPLRAGDTVVISAHLVQHLPSAHPRPHHFAPDRWSRPTPPVPGSLIPFGLGARKCIGDTLGMGELTLALAALTRRWHLIPTTAAPVRYEKDIVIRPRKLHLHLRPRQAPSPS from the coding sequence ATGTCGCACACGGCCTCTCGCACCCACACCGTCCCAGCGGCGCTGCCGCTGCTGCCCGGCGCGCTGCCTCTGATCGGACACGCCCTGCGCCTGCTCCACGATCCAGCCGGGTTCCTCACCACCGCGCCCGCCCACGGGCCGCTGTCACGCGTACGGCTGGGTCCGCTGACCGCCACCCTCGTCAGCGACCCCGCTCTCACCCGGGAAGTCCTCCTCGACGACGCCCTCTACGACAAGGGCGGCCCGCTGTACGACCGCATCGCCGACGTCATGGGCAACGGTCTCCTGGCCTGCCCCCATGCACGTCACCGACAGCAACGGCGCCTGCTCCAGCCCGTTTTCCACAAAGACCGCGTGCCTGCCCACCTCGACCTCATGGCCGCCGAAATCACCGACGGCATCGATCAGTGGCGCCCGGGTCAGACCCTCGACATGGCCGCCCAGGCGCAGGCCCTGACCGCCCGCGCCATCGTGGCCACCCTCTTCGACGGCACCCTGGACGGCGCCACCGTCACCACCATGGTGGAAGACATGTCCGCCATCACCGCAGGCATCTACTCCCACGCGCTGCTCCCCGCCGCCTACACCCGCCTGCCGCTGCCGGCCCACCGCCGCTACACCCGCGCCCAATCACATCTGCGGGCCACCTTGGGCCGCATCATCACCGAACACCGCGCCCGCACCACCGACCACGGAGCCTTCCTCAGCCTCCTGACCGAACCCGGCCCGGACGGCCACACCCTGACCGACAAGGACGTCAGCGACCAGGTCATCACGTTCTTCATCGCCGGCATGGAAACCACGGGCAACGCCCTGGCCTGGGCCGCCCACCATCTGGCGCAGGACGCCGCACTCCAACAGCGCGTCCACGCCGAAGCCGCCGCCCTGCCCGCAGGCCCCCCTACCCACACTCATCTGCCCCACCTGGAACTCACCAGCCGCGTCATCACCGAAACCCTGCGGCACTACCCTCCCGTCTGGCTCCTCACCCGCTCCGTCACCCGTGACACCACGCTGGGCGACCACCCTCTGCGCGCCGGAGACACCGTCGTCATCAGCGCCCACCTCGTCCAGCACCTGCCCTCCGCCCACCCTCGCCCCCACCACTTCGCCCCCGACCGCTGGAGCCGCCCCACACCTCCCGTCCCTGGCTCCCTCATCCCCTTCGGCCTGGGCGCCCGCAAATGCATCGGCGACACCCTCGGCATGGGCGAACTCACCCTCGCCCTCGCCGCCCTCACTCGCCGCTGGCACCTCATCCCCACCACCGCCGCGCCCGTCCGCTACGAAAAAGACATCGTCATCCGCCCCCGCAAACTCCACCTGCACCTGCGCCCCCGGCAGGCACCATCCCCGTCTTGA
- a CDS encoding DUF7144 family membrane protein: MDPMQQQTSPPDSAVPPMERSHWVAFAGILLMVSALFNLLNGFVAILNHGYYSKVYSGGNRLLIFNYTAWGWIWVAIGIVMALAGLGVLVGSRAARLTGICLAVFCLVGQMIFLPVYPFWSLFTMLVSVLVIYGLLAEPRHVHGARL; the protein is encoded by the coding sequence ATGGATCCCATGCAGCAACAAACCTCTCCACCGGACAGTGCCGTGCCTCCGATGGAGCGATCGCACTGGGTGGCCTTCGCCGGAATCCTGCTCATGGTCAGCGCCCTCTTCAACCTGCTCAATGGATTTGTGGCGATCCTCAATCACGGCTACTACTCGAAGGTCTATTCCGGAGGCAACCGGCTGCTCATCTTCAACTACACGGCTTGGGGCTGGATCTGGGTCGCCATCGGCATCGTGATGGCCCTGGCGGGTCTCGGTGTACTCGTGGGCTCCAGAGCGGCGCGGCTGACGGGCATCTGTCTGGCAGTGTTCTGTCTCGTCGGTCAGATGATCTTCCTTCCGGTCTACCCATTCTGGTCTCTGTTCACGATGCTGGTGTCCGTGCTGGTCATCTACGGTCTGCTGGCAGAGCCGCGACACGTGCACGGCGCGCGCTTGTAG
- a CDS encoding DUF389 domain-containing protein, producing the protein MEMIHVRLVSPADLTARAVGLLTDDRYVFNLVVLAELAHNPDGDAIECDILAGAANAVLRGLRELGLDRRGSIVIEPVEMAFSGTAAEAEQQQLGALAHAPVWEEVEARIRAEGSYLPSFYVYLVIAGVIGAVGIITNSQILIVAAMVVGPEYGAITSVALGIDRSNGTRIRQGLFALTGGFLLAILVTFLFSWAVRGLDFQPKAFELGFRPVSTLIDAPNAFSVVVAVLAGIVGIMSLTQARTSALLGVFISVTTIPAAADVGVSCAFSSWSEARGSLIQLLLNIVLLILVGVLMIRFQRAVWRRIGRRYGRAGSG; encoded by the coding sequence ATGGAGATGATCCACGTCCGGCTGGTGAGCCCCGCTGATCTCACTGCCCGGGCGGTCGGGCTGCTGACCGACGACCGCTATGTCTTCAACCTGGTCGTCCTTGCCGAACTGGCGCACAACCCCGACGGCGACGCGATCGAGTGCGACATCCTGGCCGGTGCGGCCAACGCCGTGCTGCGCGGTCTGCGCGAGCTGGGACTCGACCGCCGCGGATCCATCGTCATCGAACCGGTCGAGATGGCCTTCTCCGGTACAGCGGCCGAAGCCGAGCAGCAGCAGCTCGGGGCGCTCGCGCACGCGCCGGTCTGGGAGGAGGTCGAAGCGCGGATTCGCGCCGAGGGCAGCTATCTGCCGAGTTTCTACGTCTACCTGGTCATCGCAGGCGTCATCGGGGCGGTGGGAATCATCACCAACTCCCAGATCCTGATCGTCGCGGCGATGGTCGTAGGACCGGAGTACGGCGCCATCACCAGCGTCGCACTGGGCATCGACCGCAGCAACGGCACCAGGATCCGCCAGGGCCTGTTCGCCCTGACCGGGGGATTCCTGCTGGCCATCCTCGTGACCTTCCTGTTCTCGTGGGCGGTCCGGGGCCTCGACTTTCAACCGAAGGCATTCGAGCTGGGATTCAGGCCCGTCTCCACGCTGATCGACGCCCCCAACGCCTTCTCCGTCGTCGTCGCGGTGCTGGCCGGCATCGTCGGGATCATGTCCCTGACCCAGGCCAGGACGAGCGCTCTGCTCGGCGTCTTCATCTCGGTCACCACCATCCCGGCCGCCGCCGACGTCGGCGTCTCCTGCGCGTTCTCCAGCTGGAGCGAGGCGCGCGGATCCCTGATCCAGCTCCTGCTCAACATCGTGCTGCTGATCCTGGTGGGCGTGTTGATGATCAGATTCCAACGGGCTGTCTGGCGGCGCATCGGCCGTCGCTACGGGCGGGCGGGCAGCGGGTGA
- a CDS encoding IS5 family transposase, with product MSMRKPYSSDASDEQWALVEPVVTAWKATHPSVSGHQGRYEMREIVNAILYQNRGGCQWDLLPHDLPPAGAVKYYFYKWRDDGTDQTIHDLMRWQLREKKRRLADPSLVVLDTQSIHTAVGVPATTTGKDVAKRVPGRKRCLAVDVLGLVIDCAVLPASAHENIAGIALLDGVVAQCDTVTKALVDQGFKNKVVEHGKTVGIDVEIVERNPEQVGFVPQAKRWIVEQTNGILMFYRRLVRDYEHRPASSRSRVFWAMTSVMSRRLTGNTIASWRTA from the coding sequence ATGAGCATGCGCAAGCCGTACTCGAGTGACGCTTCCGATGAGCAGTGGGCCCTGGTCGAGCCCGTGGTCACAGCCTGGAAGGCCACGCATCCGTCGGTCAGCGGCCATCAGGGCAGATACGAGATGCGGGAGATCGTGAACGCGATCCTTTACCAGAACCGCGGCGGCTGCCAGTGGGACCTGCTGCCCCACGACCTGCCGCCCGCCGGTGCGGTGAAGTACTACTTCTACAAGTGGCGCGATGATGGCACCGACCAGACCATCCATGATCTGATGCGGTGGCAACTTCGGGAGAAGAAGCGGCGGTTAGCCGATCCGAGCCTGGTGGTCCTGGACACGCAGAGCATCCACACCGCGGTCGGCGTCCCCGCCACGACGACCGGCAAGGATGTTGCGAAAAGGGTTCCGGGCAGGAAGAGATGCCTGGCCGTGGACGTCTTGGGCCTCGTCATCGACTGTGCCGTGCTGCCCGCGTCCGCGCACGAGAACATCGCCGGTATCGCGCTGCTGGACGGTGTCGTCGCACAGTGCGACACGGTGACCAAGGCCCTGGTCGACCAGGGCTTCAAGAACAAGGTCGTCGAGCACGGCAAGACGGTGGGCATCGACGTCGAGATCGTCGAACGCAACCCGGAGCAGGTCGGGTTCGTTCCGCAGGCGAAGCGGTGGATCGTGGAGCAGACGAACGGGATCTTGATGTTCTACCGCCGTCTCGTACGCGACTACGAACACCGCCCCGCCTCCTCCCGCTCCCGCGTCTTTTGGGCGATGACCTCCGTCATGAGCCGGCGCCTCACCGGTAACACCATCGCCTCCTGGCGGACCGCATGA
- a CDS encoding gluconokinase — translation MTPAPSVVVVMGVSGSGKSTVGLLLAQRLMVPFLEADDAHPAANRAKMAAGRPLDDEDRRPWLRSVAEWIREATDAGQGSVVACSALRHEYRDELRRADAGVWFLYLALDRAIADQRVTGRVGHFMPARLVDSQYAALEPLRPDEPGLTVDARADPQTLVDQAVRAVRAVK, via the coding sequence GTGACCCCGGCCCCCTCGGTCGTGGTGGTCATGGGTGTCTCGGGATCGGGCAAGTCCACCGTGGGACTGCTGCTCGCGCAGCGGCTCATGGTGCCCTTCCTGGAGGCGGACGACGCCCACCCGGCCGCGAACCGCGCCAAGATGGCCGCGGGTCGCCCACTCGACGACGAGGATCGCCGCCCGTGGCTGCGGTCCGTCGCCGAATGGATCCGCGAGGCGACCGACGCCGGACAGGGCAGTGTGGTGGCGTGCTCGGCCCTCAGGCACGAGTACCGGGACGAGTTGCGCAGGGCAGACGCAGGCGTGTGGTTCCTGTATCTGGCGCTGGACCGCGCGATCGCCGACCAGCGGGTCACAGGCCGAGTGGGCCATTTCATGCCCGCCCGGCTGGTCGATTCCCAGTACGCCGCCCTGGAACCGCTGCGGCCGGACGAGCCCGGCCTGACCGTCGACGCGCGGGCCGACCCGCAGACCCTCGTCGACCAGGCGGTGCGCGCCGTCCGGGCCGTGAAGTGA
- a CDS encoding cyclase family protein — protein MATRARPAGPPRLTKAEFDVLHRHLLSRATWASGDRGALDAITPARMAAAAQEVRTGRTVTLAAPVETLPGPDNPEPARHRMSGPPEEDASGGLHFARDSFAMNVHGDADSHIDALCHVIYDGTLHGGVAASSVTAHGATTLSIEAARDGIVGRGVLLDVPRLRGVPWLEPGDHVTAGDLAAAETAQHLRVTEGDLLFVRVGHRRRRAELGPWHAARERAGLHPSALEFLADRRVAVLGGDGNNDTAPSSTEGVDFPVHVLAVHAMGLHLLDYLQFEDLAPVCEAEGRWSFLCVIAPLRLPDATGSPVNPIAVL, from the coding sequence ATGGCCACCCGTGCCCGTCCGGCAGGACCGCCACGGCTGACCAAGGCCGAGTTCGATGTGCTCCACCGGCACCTGCTCTCCCGCGCCACCTGGGCCTCTGGGGACCGGGGCGCCCTGGACGCGATCACTCCTGCCCGGATGGCGGCCGCCGCCCAGGAGGTGCGGACCGGCCGGACGGTGACGCTCGCCGCGCCGGTGGAGACGCTGCCCGGCCCGGACAATCCGGAGCCCGCGAGGCACCGGATGAGCGGGCCGCCGGAGGAAGACGCCTCTGGCGGGCTCCACTTCGCGAGGGACAGCTTCGCGATGAACGTGCACGGCGACGCCGACAGCCACATCGATGCCCTCTGCCACGTGATCTACGACGGCACGCTGCACGGTGGCGTCGCCGCGAGCAGCGTCACGGCACACGGGGCCACGACGCTCTCCATCGAGGCGGCTCGCGACGGGATCGTGGGACGCGGTGTGCTGTTGGACGTTCCGCGGCTGCGTGGCGTGCCCTGGCTCGAACCGGGCGATCACGTGACCGCCGGCGACCTCGCCGCGGCCGAAACCGCCCAGCACCTCCGCGTGACCGAGGGCGACCTCCTGTTCGTCCGCGTCGGCCATCGCCGACGCCGTGCCGAACTCGGGCCGTGGCACGCTGCGCGCGAGCGCGCCGGACTCCATCCGTCGGCACTGGAATTCCTCGCCGACCGGCGGGTCGCCGTGCTCGGCGGCGACGGTAACAACGACACGGCGCCGAGTTCCACCGAGGGCGTCGACTTTCCCGTGCATGTGCTGGCGGTCCACGCCATGGGCCTGCACCTGCTGGACTACCTGCAGTTCGAGGACCTGGCACCGGTCTGCGAGGCGGAGGGACGCTGGTCCTTCCTCTGCGTGATCGCCCCACTGAGGCTGCCGGACGCCACCGGCTCGCCGGTCAATCCGATTGCCGTCCTGTGA
- a CDS encoding glycoside hydrolase family 15 protein has protein sequence MDRYPPIAEHGLVGDLQTAALVSSQGVVDWFAAPRFDSPSIFAALLDHDDGGYMRLAPEHPDQTCKQLYYPDTAILVTRFMSPDGVGEVVDFMPPDRTGTATDRHTLIRVVRAVRGSVDFTLECRPRFDYGRAEHQLELGEGENSGLFRSPGMDAHLQTSFPLERDGQDVRGRVALRAGESGGVVFTVCASGGEAPAPLTVDGLTAQVDDTALFWQDWLHQSRYRGRWPELVHRSVITLKLLTYAPTGALVAAATMGLPEQVGGERNWDYRFTWVRDGALSVRAMLDLGFIEEATAFVHWLVGRLHEREGKEEEPLQTMYRIDGNPDLPEETLEHFEGYRGSYPVRIGNGAADQLQLDIYGEALYALSQGREIGPQATYRAWKTMARTLDWLADHWDRPDEGIWETRGGRQDFTYSRVMSWAAFDQGLSLAEHYRRPADLDKWRSARDAILEQVMERGWSEKEGAFVQHYGGDVLDASLLLMPRVGFIAPRDPAWLATLDAMDRKLVSDSLVYRYDPAASPDGLRGSEGTFSLCTFLYVDALAQAGRLPQARYTFEKMQTYANHVGLFAEEVGPSGEQLGNFPQAFTHLSLIMAATTLDQALDAEQGR, from the coding sequence ATGGATCGCTACCCTCCCATCGCCGAACACGGCCTGGTGGGCGACCTGCAGACCGCCGCGCTCGTCTCCTCGCAAGGTGTCGTGGACTGGTTCGCCGCTCCCCGCTTCGACTCGCCCAGCATTTTCGCCGCCCTGCTCGACCACGACGATGGCGGGTACATGCGGCTGGCCCCCGAGCACCCGGACCAAACCTGCAAACAGCTCTACTATCCCGACACGGCCATTCTGGTGACCCGGTTCATGTCACCGGACGGGGTGGGCGAGGTGGTCGACTTCATGCCTCCGGACCGGACCGGCACCGCCACCGACCGGCACACCCTGATACGCGTCGTGCGTGCCGTGCGCGGGAGCGTCGACTTCACACTCGAGTGCCGGCCGCGCTTCGACTACGGCCGGGCCGAGCACCAGCTGGAGCTCGGGGAGGGCGAGAACAGCGGCCTGTTCCGGTCGCCGGGGATGGACGCGCACCTGCAGACCTCCTTCCCGCTCGAGCGGGACGGCCAGGACGTACGCGGCAGGGTGGCGTTGCGCGCCGGCGAGTCGGGCGGCGTCGTGTTCACCGTCTGCGCGTCCGGCGGCGAGGCGCCCGCACCCCTCACGGTCGACGGGCTCACCGCACAGGTCGACGACACCGCCCTCTTCTGGCAGGACTGGCTGCACCAGTCCCGCTACCGGGGCCGCTGGCCCGAGCTGGTGCACCGTTCGGTCATCACCCTCAAGCTCCTCACCTACGCCCCCACCGGCGCCCTCGTCGCGGCGGCCACCATGGGCCTGCCGGAGCAGGTCGGCGGAGAGCGCAACTGGGACTACCGGTTCACCTGGGTCCGCGACGGCGCGCTGTCCGTGCGGGCCATGCTGGACCTGGGTTTCATCGAGGAGGCCACCGCCTTCGTCCACTGGCTCGTCGGCAGACTGCACGAGCGGGAGGGCAAGGAGGAGGAGCCGCTCCAGACGATGTACCGGATCGACGGCAACCCCGACCTGCCGGAGGAGACACTCGAACACTTCGAGGGCTACCGGGGCTCCTACCCCGTCCGCATCGGCAACGGCGCCGCCGACCAACTCCAGCTGGACATCTACGGCGAGGCCCTCTACGCGCTGTCCCAGGGCCGGGAGATCGGGCCGCAGGCCACCTACCGGGCATGGAAGACGATGGCCAGGACGCTGGACTGGCTCGCCGACCACTGGGACCGGCCGGACGAGGGCATCTGGGAGACCCGCGGCGGCCGCCAGGACTTCACCTACAGCCGGGTGATGTCCTGGGCCGCCTTCGACCAGGGGCTCAGCCTGGCCGAGCACTACCGCAGGCCCGCCGACCTGGACAAGTGGCGCAGCGCCAGGGACGCCATCCTCGAACAGGTCATGGAGCGCGGCTGGAGCGAGAAGGAGGGCGCCTTCGTGCAGCACTACGGCGGTGACGTCCTGGACGCCTCCCTCCTGCTCATGCCGAGAGTCGGCTTCATCGCCCCCAGGGACCCGGCCTGGCTCGCCACGCTCGACGCAATGGACCGCAAGCTCGTCTCCGACAGCCTCGTCTACCGCTACGACCCGGCGGCGTCGCCGGACGGGTTGCGCGGCTCTGAGGGCACCTTCAGTCTGTGCACCTTTCTCTACGTCGACGCGCTGGCCCAGGCGGGACGGCTGCCCCAGGCCCGCTACACGTTCGAGAAGATGCAGACCTACGCCAACCACGTCGGGCTCTTCGCCGAGGAGGTCGGTCCCAGTGGGGAGCAACTGGGCAACTTCCCGCAGGCGTTCACCCATCTGTCGCTCATCATGGCGGCCACCACCCTCGACCAGGCGCTCGACGCGGAGCAAGGGCGCTGA
- a CDS encoding cation:proton antiporter, which produces MTTNQVLIGVGVILVLAVGSQILAGRLRIPALIVLLPVGFCAGALIDDVAPEQLLGTAFSPLVSLAVAVILYDAGLGLDLARLKGHTRRVVLRLICIGVPITGLLGTLLAAPLLGMSARAAVMIGTILVVSGPTVVGPLLGFVRPKDRLQHILMWEGSLIDPVGGVLGALVFHAVVAGSRHHLSSGMERFLGSMGIGVAGGAVGAALLWVLFRVLRLGEVLGTTAQLAAVIGVAAFCDVLRDDTGLIAAVVMGLAVANLPGMDVPARRPFFETLVSLILGLLFISISATVTPHSLRHVWLPALGLAAFLVLIVRPLVAVVSTFRTDLTRSERGFIGWMAPRGIVAAATASTFSSDLVAQGIGGASKILPATFVVIVATVTLYGLTASPVARRLGVVRPSRSRPLLVGGDPWVVDLGVALKSAGLEVLMWAGEEEQRERIRQAGIELAPGELLGAATGGAAELEGITALYFLTAEDDFNALAAVLLRGSVEGTVHRLNAPADSHGAVAPFIGGEILFGPDLTWPTFSRRYEEGAAVLGQPAEEALRPGSDLLFLVRRDGRLDPVTEAGTPLPRPGDTAVLLTPGARGTDTPE; this is translated from the coding sequence GTGACGACGAACCAGGTGCTCATCGGCGTGGGCGTGATCCTGGTCCTGGCCGTCGGATCGCAGATCCTGGCCGGCCGCCTGCGCATCCCCGCCCTCATCGTCCTGCTGCCGGTCGGCTTCTGCGCCGGCGCGCTGATCGACGACGTCGCCCCCGAGCAACTCCTGGGCACTGCGTTTTCCCCCCTGGTGTCGCTGGCCGTTGCCGTGATCCTCTACGACGCCGGCCTCGGGCTGGACCTGGCGAGACTGAAGGGCCACACCCGCCGCGTCGTCCTCCGGCTGATCTGCATCGGTGTCCCCATCACCGGACTGCTCGGCACGCTCCTCGCCGCGCCGCTGCTGGGGATGTCCGCACGGGCAGCCGTCATGATCGGCACGATCCTCGTGGTCTCGGGGCCGACGGTCGTCGGACCGCTGCTCGGCTTCGTGCGGCCGAAGGACCGCCTCCAGCACATCCTGATGTGGGAAGGTTCCCTCATCGACCCGGTCGGCGGCGTCCTGGGAGCGCTGGTCTTCCACGCGGTCGTGGCCGGCTCGCGCCACCACCTCAGCAGTGGGATGGAGCGTTTCCTCGGCAGCATGGGCATCGGAGTGGCCGGTGGAGCGGTCGGGGCGGCTCTGCTGTGGGTGCTGTTCCGGGTGCTGCGGCTCGGCGAGGTCCTCGGGACCACGGCGCAGCTTGCCGCGGTGATCGGTGTCGCGGCGTTCTGCGATGTCCTGCGCGACGACACGGGACTCATCGCCGCCGTGGTGATGGGCCTGGCCGTCGCCAACCTCCCCGGCATGGACGTACCCGCGCGTCGGCCGTTCTTCGAGACCCTGGTCAGCCTGATCCTCGGCCTGCTCTTCATCTCGATCTCGGCCACCGTCACCCCGCACTCGCTGCGCCATGTGTGGCTGCCCGCGCTCGGGCTCGCCGCCTTTCTGGTACTGATCGTCAGGCCGCTGGTCGCGGTCGTGTCCACCTTCCGCACCGACCTGACACGCAGCGAGCGGGGCTTCATCGGCTGGATGGCGCCGCGCGGCATCGTCGCGGCCGCCACGGCTTCGACGTTCTCGTCCGACCTGGTGGCCCAGGGGATCGGCGGCGCTTCGAAGATCCTTCCGGCCACGTTCGTGGTCATCGTCGCGACCGTGACGCTTTACGGCCTGACCGCCTCGCCCGTCGCCCGGCGCCTGGGCGTGGTGCGCCCGTCCCGCTCGCGGCCCCTGCTGGTCGGCGGTGACCCCTGGGTGGTCGACCTGGGCGTGGCCCTGAAGTCGGCAGGGTTGGAGGTGCTGATGTGGGCAGGGGAAGAGGAACAGCGTGAACGCATCCGGCAGGCCGGGATCGAGCTTGCGCCCGGTGAGCTGCTGGGCGCCGCCACGGGCGGGGCCGCCGAGCTGGAGGGCATCACGGCGCTGTACTTTCTCACCGCCGAGGACGACTTCAACGCACTCGCGGCAGTGCTTCTGCGAGGCAGCGTGGAGGGCACGGTCCACCGTCTCAACGCACCGGCCGACAGCCACGGCGCAGTGGCGCCTTTCATCGGCGGTGAGATTCTGTTCGGCCCGGATCTGACCTGGCCGACGTTCTCCCGCAGGTACGAGGAGGGGGCAGCCGTTCTGGGGCAGCCAGCCGAAGAGGCCCTGCGGCCAGGCAGCGATCTGCTGTTCCTCGTGCGCCGGGACGGCCGCCTCGACCCGGTCACGGAAGCCGGCACACCCCTGCCCCGGCCGGGGGACACGGCTGTTCTGCTGACGCCGGGTGCTCGGGGTACCGACACGCCGGAGTAG